TTGCTTCCCATCATCTTGAGTATTTCCTCTTCCTGCTCCCACCGTAGAATGGGATCTGGAATATTCTCCCCTTGTCGTGGCTCCCGCTCCATTACCCGAGCTTTCCTCAAAGCTGGGGGGTGTCCTACTGTTTCTGGGGGTTCTTTCCTCTATCACAAACTCTGGGAGGAAGAAGGCACTTCCCACTAAGGTTCCCATCATTTCCACCTTGGGAACCAGATTTTCCATGAGCAAGAACCAGATCGAACATCTGGTTTCTCCTTGGGGACTCCTTCACCTTTTGAAGGATGGGATTCTCATGGAGGAAAATCAGGACGTTATCAGTTGTCCTGTCTGCCGGCATAGTACCCTGGTGTAGTTCTGAACCAGAGAAGTTTCCccattgctattttttaaaaaacaaaacccttaccttcttagaaccaatactgtgtatccattccaaggcagaagaggggtaagggctaggcaatgggggttaagtgacttggccagagtcacccagctaggaagtatcagaagctagatttgaacccatgatctcctggctctctatccacctcaCCCTCCATCACTTTTATATCACATTTTTGTGCCGGGCTCATGAGGTTCCCACATTCTAAGCTAAATCATTCCGGTCTATGTGCTTCCCTCTAATTCAGCCTCATAGGTGCCATTTCTAGTCCCTCCTAACTGCTGACTTTCACTTACTTGCCACATTCAGAAGTGTGGAGCTTTGAGCAGGAAGGTTTCCAGGGGAGGCTGTTGAAGCCCGTTGGGCTTGGAGATTACTGAGGAAAGAAGGGCCCAGAGGCACATAATGGGGAGCTCCTGGGACTCCTACAGCTCCTGGACAGCCCAATGCAAGGTGAGGCTGGGGATCAAGAGCTCAACCCCTGAGGGGTCCAGACTCAGCCCTGATTGGTGAGTAACCTTAGGGCAGGCCCTCCCAGTCTGTCATCTTCCTGGTGTAGCTCCTGCACTTTCTGGCCCTCTCTACTTGGGTCTCCCTTGTACGGCCAACTGCCTTCCCTCCCAACCGGTCTCCATCGCTTCCCTCCAGGCCTACTGCTTGGCTCCATTTGACCTCATCAAAGTTCGACTGCAGAACCAGACAGAGCCTCGGACTCGGCTGGGAGTGGCTCCACCCCAGTATAGGGGTCCCCTGCACTGTGCCAGGACCATCCTCCGGGAGGAGGGGGCCCGGGGCTTGTTTCGGGGTGCTTGGGCTCTGGTGCTGAGGGATACTCCTACTCTGGGCCTCTATTTCCTCACTTATGAGGGTCTCAGTCGGTGGCTCACTTCAGACAGTAAGAATCCTGGTGAGTAAAGGGGAGGCTCagcagaagagggaggaggagggcaggACACTTAATTTGTTCACAGCTGGAagatgtgtgcatgtgtgtctgtgtgtgtttatgaTGTGCTGGAGCTCATGGAGAAAATGGCAGGATGCTCTGGTcccatggggggtggggaggtcgGAGGCCCTGGTTCCAAGATGGCGGAGCCTGGGGAGGAAACACATAGGCTCTGAGGTCTCTGTTTCTTAATTGCAGGCTCAGCTACAATGCTGGTGGCTGGGGGCTTTGCAGGGATAATGTCCTGGACCACAGCCACTCCTATGGATGTAGTCAAGTCACGGATGCAAATGGACGGGCTCAAGCAGCGCCAGTACCGGGGGCTGTTGCACTGCATGGTGAGCAGTGCTCGGCGGGAAGGACCAGGGGTCTTCTTCAGGGGCCTGACCCTCAATGGTGCCCGGGCCTTTCCTGTCAATGCTGTGACTTTCTTCAGTTATGAGCACCTCCTCTTGCTCCTGGGCTGAGCCTTCTGGGTGTCAGCTGCTCCTGCAGCAAAGTCTAACCCCGAGAGACTAAATCCCAATTTGGTAGCCACAGTTTGGCGTCAATGGTGGAGGGCCAGCCAATCCGCCTCCTCTGATTCCCTCCGTCTCCACGTGCAAATCCATGTTTTCCTTGAGCGTCCTGGATCAAAGCGATGCATCAAGAACAGGATGGTGGTGGATGCACCCTGACATAAAGAACAAGAACAGaccactctgggcctcagtttccttatctgtacaataaGCAGATTGGCCTGGATGGTTTTGGAGGTTCCCCATAGCTCTAGACAGAGGATCCTGAGGCGATGGGTGGGATGTGCGGACTTACCCACATGGTTTAGTCTGACCGCTGCCTCTGATCCCATCTGCCCCCTGATCTTCCTGCCTCAGGGCTTAACAGAACGTCCTCAAACGTTGTAAGTGGCTAAGCAACTCCTCCTTCTGCAGCCAACCAGGGGAAAGGCCTGTCTGGGTGCAGCTGGCCCATCCCTGAGCTCCCACTGGAAGCCTTTCTATCCTGGTAGGACCTGCTACAGCCCATGCACCACTCTTGAGAGCTCGAGGACCCTCTTCCTGCCCGGAGGAGAACTTTGGTGAAGCTCGGCAGAAGCAGTGGGGGCAGGTCACTATTAAatctcattccttttctcttcccttctcctcctgaGGTTTTAGTGGACCAGACGCTGAAGGAGGCAGCATCTTTGCCATTACTCGAAGAGCTCTTCCTTTCATTCAACGTGGCCTTGGTCAAGCCGTGTTTGAGTAACTTGGGTTTCTCCATTGTAATGGtggtaaagaaatcaaagggtTGGAAACGTGGGCCCTTGGTGGAAAGACGAGCCCTATGGAGGCTCTTTACTTTGGAAAAGACAGTGACTCTATAGCCGTCGTCAGAATCGGGAGGCGTCATCCTGAGCCTAGAATATTAAGCTCATTGTTAacgagcacaaaaagggaggccAGAGTTAACAGCTCAGGAAGAGGTTAAGATTCAATTGAAGGAAGAACCATATGCCTGTAAGAAAACTCCACACTGGAAAAGGCTCCCAAGGGAGGAAGTTGAATCTTTATTCCGAAAGACCTTTTAAAAGTAGAAATCCATTCATCACTGGCCTCCCTAGAGGTAGGGGCCAGAGGAGGAGACCTAGAGACCCCTCCCAGCTCCAGAATTCTAGGGGAAAGATGACTGACTCTTACTACCTAGAGGGCACTAGATATAGGGTCAGAAGACTAGGGTTCAGATCTTGGCTTGGCTAATTACTAGACCtgctacttcctacctatgtTACCTCAGGTAAGTCACTGCTAAGCCTTCCTTGATGGACCCAAAGATTCCACACTTGGTTCAGAAGGCTTTGTCAAAGGTGTTCTTGCTTCAGTGGCTGTGATTTTTCTTCGAGTTCTTTCTCTCCTTGAGCCCTGAGCCCTTTGACAAAGAGGGTCAGTGGTGTGGGACAGGTGCCTACATTGCCTACCCTGAGTAAAAAGCCTGAAATGGAAACTTCAAGGGGTTTTGgagtggtttctttcttttttgtcattcagtcatttttcaattgtatctgactctttgggatcccatttggagttttcttggtaaagaaactggaatggtttgccatttccttctccagcccatctgacaagtgaggaaactgaggcaaacagagcagtgacttgcccagggtcatatagctaggcagtatctgaggctggatttgaactcgggtcttcctgactccagatccagcgctctattcattgtgccacttagctgccctgcaGGCATTTCTGACAATAGAggagggataataaggaaaatcatACCTGTGAGGAGGGCAGTTAGATCCCAAAGTACCCTGGAATAAGGgactttccctcctccccctagTCCAGCTGGATTATACATTTGTAGAAGGTTGTTAATGACTCCTAAGTTTgcttttggctttaaaaaaactGATGAGCAGACAGCCACTCGCACAGCCAAGTGCCATATTGAGGGTAAAATAAGTGCCGGGGCAGGCTTTTCCCAGCCACCCGCAATGTGGGCGACGGGCCCAGCTGGGGCCTGTGGCCAGGTCAGAGGAGCTCTACCAACCACAGGGCGCGTCTTCCACCCACACTCTGGACCTTGATTTTCTGTCGTTCGGTATCAAGGGGATTCAGCAAGAAAAACCCTCCCAGACCCTTGCAATCACAGGCTTTAGACAGAATCTCCTCAGGCGCTGGGTTTGGGGTGGCCTTAGAAACACTGACTGTCAGAGCTCCAAGCCACTCAGTCTGGGGGGCAGAGAAGTGATTTACCCCACGTGGTGCCCCTGGCAGGCCTCTCCCAACATCAGACGGACTCTGTGGCTTCCTGTGTGAACACACTTCCTGTACAGGTACTAGTGCACCCCTCGGCCTTTCTGGTAGCTCTTTATCTGACCCACAGTGACCGCAGAGACCTGGGCCGATGTccaaggtctcagtttccctggTGACCGATTTCCACTCGGCTTTAGAAGAG
This DNA window, taken from Monodelphis domestica isolate mMonDom1 chromosome 6, mMonDom1.pri, whole genome shotgun sequence, encodes the following:
- the LOC100030215 gene encoding solute carrier family 25 member 45 isoform X1; protein product: MPVEEFVAGWISGVLGLMLGHPIDTVKVRLQTQNTYRGIVDCVIKTYRRESVLGFFKGMSFPIGSVAVVNSVLFGTYSNSLLLLSSTPHQDRRAQPPSYGHVFVAGSLAGFVQAYCLAPFDLIKVRLQNQTEPRTRLGVAPPQYRGPLHCARTILREEGARGLFRGAWALVLRDTPTLGLYFLTYEGLSRWLTSDSKNPGSATMLVAGGFAGIMSWTTATPMDVVKSRMQMDGLKQRQYRGLLHCMVSSARREGPGVFFRGLTLNGARAFPVNAVTFFSYEHLLLLLG
- the LOC100030215 gene encoding solute carrier family 25 member 45 isoform X2, translated to MLGHPIDTVKVRLQTQNTYRGIVDCVIKTYRRESVLGFFKGMSFPIGSVAVVNSVLFGTYSNSLLLLSSTPHQDRRAQPPSYGHVFVAGSLAGFVQAYCLAPFDLIKVRLQNQTEPRTRLGVAPPQYRGPLHCARTILREEGARGLFRGAWALVLRDTPTLGLYFLTYEGLSRWLTSDSKNPGSATMLVAGGFAGIMSWTTATPMDVVKSRMQMDGLKQRQYRGLLHCMVSSARREGPGVFFRGLTLNGARAFPVNAVTFFSYEHLLLLLG